The genomic DNA aaagaagaaataaaacaatgtGCATTAGTGGGTTGGTGAACCTAATTAACACAAAAACCCTTATACGGCGTGGCCGTATCCATTGCCGCTAATCTCAGCCGACtcttccaaaaaccaaaaattaccATTATACCCCAAAAAATGGCAGAGCGTGTGTCTATCAcactcaacaacaacaacggcaGCTTCCTCCTTTCTCCTCCTCCCAAATCCACCACAACCATGTCTTCTTCTCTCCGCACTACCACAGCTGCTTCTCGTCTCCTccgctcctcctcctccagatCTACACTCACTCTCTCCGCTTCTACTTCTCTCTCATTCGCCAGATCTCTCGTCTCTTCTccacttctctcttcttcatccttctcTCAGGTAtgcttcactctctctcttctaaatCGTAGCCTGATTTTGTCATATTCTATAATCTTACGACCTAATTTCGATTCATATCTGTTGGATTTCAGAAGAGAAGTCGAGTTGCGTCGGTGAATCGGAGCTTCAACTCCACTGCCGCTACGAAATGCTCAGCTTCTTCGGATCCTGATCAGTTGAAGAATGCTAGAGAAGACATCAAAGAGCTTCTCAACACCAAATTCTGCCATCCAATTTTGGtgcgtttaaaaaaaaaaaaaaaaaaaaaaaaaaaaaaacttctctgaTTCCTAAGTAATTGCTAcgttttattgattttgatcttttatgtttttgctgTGTTTGAATCAAAGGTTCGATTAGGGTGGCATGATGCTGGTACATACAACAAGAACATCAAGGAATGGCCACAGAGAGGTGGAGCTAATGGAAGTCTCAGATTCGATATTGAGCTTAAGCATGCTGCTAATGCCGGTAAATATCACTTTATACCCTATGCGTTAGTTAACATCTTTTTACACTTGTTTGTTTGCTTATAAGCGTTGTTTGTTGCTTTTATTATTAGGTCTTGTGAATGCTTTAAACTTGATTAAggatatcaaagaaaaatactcTGGGATCACTTATGCTGACTTATTCCAATTGGCTAGTGCTACTGCTATTGAGGTGACTTTGATAATTCTGAAACCTAGTTCTAGTGGTTATGAAAACATTTACTATAAAGTTTTCGGAATATTCAGGAAGCTGGAGGACCTAAAATACCTATGAAATATGGAAGAGTTGATGCTTCTGGTCCTGAGGATTGTCCTGAAGAAGGAAGGCTCCCAGGTATATATAGTGTCTTTATTTAACGGCGTTGCTGGATGTTCGTTAGTTACATCAGTATATCTAAGATTTACTAATTATAGATGCTATATGTTTGTTCTGTAGATGCTGGTCCTCCTTCACCTGCTAATCATCTCAGAGAGGTTTTTTACAGAATGGGACTAGATGACAAGGTGATTgcggttgaattttttttgtgagtttATGAAagattaataaagaaaatatctatatcaAAAGGCTTTTGTGACTGCAGGACATTGTTGCATTATCTGGTGCTCACACCTTGGGAAGATCTAGGCCAGAACGTAGTGGGTGGGGGAAGCCAGAGACGAAGTACACGGTATAATCCAGTTCTTAAATGTATTGTCAGATACGGTACTGCAAAACGTAAATGGAGTCGGAACATTTCGAATGTTTAGTTCTTACATGTGTAATTCTTTGCATTATAGAAAGAGGGACCTGGGGCACCAGGAGGACAGTCATGGACACCCGAGTGGCTGAAGTTTGACAATTCTTACTTCAAGGTTGCGTTTCAGAATTTAACTCTTTCTTCACACTTTTGTTATGAAAGTCTTGATTTTTCCCGTTTTAAATGTCTATTAATATAGTTATTGTAACAGGAAATCAAGGAAAAGAGAGATGAGGATCTCCTTGTCCTACCCACTGATGCTGCCATCTTTGAAGATTCTTCTTTCAAGGTAGAATAAAACACTGAGGTTAAAACATACATATCCATACTAAGAAACTTGTCGAATCTTGGCCTTTAAAACTGAACTTGCACTGCAATTGCAGGTATATGCTGAGAAGTATGCTGCAGATCAGGATGCATTCTTCAAGGATTACGCTGTAGCCCATGCGAAGCTCAGCAATCTTGGAGCACAATTTAACCCTCCTGAGGTTTGTAGTCCTTATATTTCTATCATTAGACCACCATCATTATGAAGATGATCTTAAAAGACATTAATCTTAAAAGACAGTAGTGCAGGGGCATAAGAACTGATCAGTATGAATCTTTTGTGTAGGGTATCGTTATCTAATGGGGCACCCAATTTGCTCGTCCAGTAAGCTATCTTCttcttaatatttattttgcgGTGGTCATCGATCAAAAATTCCAAGTGTTCACAAGGTTTTTTTCTGTCTCTCTCTGGTTTTACCTCTTTCAAGCTGGACTTGTGATTTTAGAGAAACGTAGTTCAATAATGTCAAAGAAGAATAGGAACGAACCGAGGAAGTGATGTTGAGAAGCAACATGTGAGAAATTTGTCGGAGAACTTTTAGTTTTGCAGATATcttttggttgattttgtttAGCCAAAAGTATTTTGATCGTTTTCATTTCAGGGTTCAATTGTCATAATGGTTTCGGGCTTTCTGATGTTTTCCTTGTAAGAAATTGCGGTAGCGATTATCCAAAATCCTTGCAAGTTTTGTTCTGGCACTGAATAAAATACTCATgttataggtttttttttttggttcaatcaCTCATGGTATAGATTTAACTATTTAAGTATTTAAACTAAACACTAATCGAAGGGGAAAAGGGCCTATATCACATTCACCAATTCCAATCGTGTCtttttctatacaaaatatTCAAGTAGCCTAACTGAACTTTAAATAAAGTacttaatcaaaattaaactaaataaaaactaattaactatGAATTCTGGTGACTATAGATAGGGTTATTGGTTCATGGAGTTGAATAGATttagaaatctaaacaaaaatcatgtgtaattcaatcattgattttaaaataatgatcaaaatcatgtgttattgaTTAAAATAGAAGGATTTAAAATCTAAGGATAAAACATGGTATTTCTAAAtctatttattttgattttcataatcaATAAGGATTTCAAATTCTGTACAGATTTACAAATCGATCAACtattaaatcaataatcaatcaaaatccATTTATTTAAAAGTATTTGAAATAATCAACTgaatttaaaagtatttatacaTCGTTTCCTTTAAATCTCTTAATATTTAATGCCACAACCATAgcgtttatttttataaaagtgtgtaaattatttttcatattggAATATTGTTATAGGTTTAGgtaaattctttttcatatttgggtaaatatattctataaaaaTAGATGTAAAACAATTTATTAAGGTTACATACTAAAGACAAGAGAAAAAACTTTGacaatcatttttaaaaaaaatacttttatttcgGAATAAAAATTTGGGAGCCTTCCTtctatagcaaaaaggaccaaaatacaaagaaaacatatttcaGGAAAGATTCAGAGTTTTACAGTACgaactattttgaataatttcCCCAACTCATATTAGCGTCCCTGGTGTTTAcggaaagctggaagagtcatttttctcctcgaagtggaagcAAGTTATTATGTTCAGCCATTTGGAAGATATGCcagatttaccgagacgtgtcaCAGACCGACGAGAAGACAAACATGTAGCTGATAGGCTTTAGCTAAAGGCCCGACTAGCAACCATCACAGCGGTCCGGTCCAAGCCTTCACGACGGTCCAGCAACTTCCTTCGCCGCCCTTTGTCAtgcaaataagaagaaaagacgcTTTTGCCTTTCAAAACCCTAAGCCAagcaaaaccctataaatactcttctaagccctagggtttGAAGTGTGCCTTTATTGAGATTTCATTGGCTCTTCTTGTGATTGAAACCGCCTCCAGCAGCAGCTCTAGAGACGACCAGAGACTCCTTCACAGCTGTCGAAGCTCGTCCTCTTTCAGCTCCTCTTGGAAGCTATCGCCGTTCACCTTCGACACCACCAATCTCTACTCTTTCTAATATCTTTCATACTTTCATCGCTTTTTGGGAGACAATTTAATTTTGTGACAACTAGAAAAGTTTCCTTTGAAttcctttttttattgaatcgtttttgatgctatactttataatatcaatgtcgtttctttgtatcatgagcgagtagttttctttgttgGGTTTCATGGAGTGATTCAATGGGAATTCATGGTTCGTTTCTATTAGGTTGTTTGATCTTTATTTTCGGTTTCATATTAGAGTTTTTTGGGAAATCTTCATCTTAACGCATGTGCTTGAATTGATAACCAAatgctgatctagagaacgggagtGCTACTcgtgttatcctacttctctgaactagtgttataccgaaacctCGCGTCATGATCTGCATAAGTTGAGTTACAGAGTTTGGTGAATATATCAAACTCATTTTACTTGCTGGTTGACATGTGTTGTTGCATGCAAAGGTTAAGTAACAAAatatgaagactttagactttcattctatgataATATGTTGTTAGTTCATTcttgtttcgtagttgagaacctaaacCGAGTGGCATTAGTTACTGTTCAATCTtgacacttaatattgcttagaaccataaAAATCCTGAGATAACTCCCAAACACCTAACACTTTAGCCTTATTAGTTTaaaccagtgttcaagaaagcgctaggcggtatctgggcggtgacccaacgcctagcgcctaaaaCGCTTAATcggggcctagacggtttttaggcggtttaagcgtttacaacataaaacattatatatataaaattatgtacaaatatatgttagaaaaataaaaaaaattataaattataaacaaaattaacaaaaatacatttatttaagttatgttaacaacatataaacatttataattacgtatacaaatataaaacttaataatttaaatctatatagttaaaaatcaaaaataaatattaaaattaaattaatgtaattttaagcggtttaggcggtcatctaggcgtctactgagcgcctagcgcctagacggcgcctaNNNNNNNNNNNNNNNNNNNNNNNNNNNNNNNNNNNNNNNNNNNNNNNNNNNNNNNNNNNNNNNNNNNNNNNNNNNNNNNNNNNNNNNNNNNNNNNNNNNNNNNNNNNNNNNNNNNNNNNNNNNNNNNNttaacaacatataaacatttataattacgtatacaaatataaaacttaataatttaaatctatatagttaaaaatcaaaaataaatattaaaattaaattaatgtaattttaagcggattaggcggtcatctagaCGTCtactgagcgcctagcgcctagacggcgcctaggcggccgcctagaccgctttcttgaacactggtttAAACCACTTTCATTTACGCTTTCGTTCTTTGCATTAGAtgttaggaaaaccaaaacccccaACTATTATCTATGTCTTAGCcataattctttttcttttaattcattcATGTTAGCTATTACTCTCTATGGGATcaatcctaaaatactacattgATTAACTGTACACTTTCAGTCAtcgtgtggtctttttaagtaaaagattttgaagtgaaattctacacacatcaatATCTTTTAATAtgagaaattatttaaaaaaacaaaatcctttCAACTTCTAAGCCAAATTACTGAATATGAGTTTAATACATAcatagagttttaaaaaataataaactgattctttctatatatagtttgcacatataaaaagattttcttttaaataataaaagcCTAACTCAcgttttttcatatatatgactAAAAACCCATTGCCACGATTTGTTTACGGAATATGGCTGATTCACCAAGAATTCCACGatcaaataaaactattttttgaaGGCAAGGTTCTCTATTCACGCTTAGATGATCTATCGAGGATAAAGTTGTCACTAGTCGCAGTAGGACAGTTTTATAGCTAGGACGACATGCTACATTTCTGGTTGTAAACCAAAATCTTAAGTTCtgttttatatatctctctctttcactaAGCCACAATTAGTtgtaaaagttattattattattttgttggaaTAAAGTTTTGCAttacaacaaaagaaatttgACTATTAGTCTTACCATAATTCTATAAACCAATTACAAGCGATAATATTTTCAGGACAATGAAGGTAATATACATACATAGATTGACATATCTACTCTATGCTTCTACGGTTTCGCTGTGAGATTAATAAAATCTGTGAGAAGAATATGTAGACGATCagacttctctttctctccttgacAACAATCATGACAGCGTTGTAAGGGCTGTAAGCAAAAAGACCATATGTCGTCCTTTCCCTTCCCGCTTCTGATCCACGTTATAAGTCAGAAAATTGAATGATCACCCaaagatttaatttaaactttcCCATCAGATGTAAAGGAGCTGAAGGAATTGGTATTCAGggaagaagtagaagaggaTTTGGTGATAGAATTGGTGCCTTtcgagggagaagaagaagggattGGAAGCTTCTTTGGGAGCATTTGTTCCCAATGGACATGAGGAAATCTTGAAGCCTCTGACGAAAGTAAAAGAAATGACAAAAGAGCCAAGAACATACACATTCGTCTGCACCAAACAAACGGCGTCATCTTAATCGTCGAGTGAAGATTGATCCAAGTGAAGTTTGATACAAATATGATCAAGTACTAATGAGAGGGATACGGagggagagagacagagatgatTGTATATAAGAGAAGATCAATGAGGCTGCCTAGGTGTTTGGTTTAGGAAAGATGATGTCAATTGGCCGACAAGAGAGACCACTTTTGCATTAAATAGTTTCTTCATGTATAGTGTATGTTTAAATTCGACACTAATACTAGTGTCTTTTGGAAGCTGTAAGAGAGCCTAATAAGATTATCTTAATTCCAACAATCATGGTAACACGagtgtttgttctttttatatacaaaaaggTTTTTTGAGAATTGGACAAAAGGTCTTAGAAACAGCACCTTTGACACTTTTGTATCCTCTTCTGCCAACAATGGTGTTGTTGTATAACTGCTTAAATTCTGTATTCGTGTAATGTGTAATAAGCCTATGTGTGCCGTTATAAAGTATATAGTGTAATTATTGACAACGAACAATGGCTTTGTTGAACGaaagtattattattctttaaagTAGTTTAATGATAAAACTAGAAGTGCAATTTAGGCAACGCCTAGAGACGATCAAAAGACTTCTTTCTCATGCACCATAAAGAATCTTATATactaaaagagaagtacaataAAAAGAATGTTAAATCAGTCACTTATTTACTTCAATCGCCACTGAATTCATGTGTAAAAATTGTTTAAGTACATTTAAAAAGGATAATTTTGGAATTCGAAAACCatcaaaattaatttcactttcaatttgatttaaggaagtattaaaattttaactctcccttcat from Camelina sativa cultivar DH55 chromosome 2, Cs, whole genome shotgun sequence includes the following:
- the LOC104720283 gene encoding L-ascorbate peroxidase S, chloroplastic/mitochondrial translates to MAERVSITLNNNNGSFLLSPPPKSTTTMSSSLRTTTAASRLLRSSSSRSTLTLSASTSLSFARSLVSSPLLSSSSFSQKRSRVASVNRSFNSTAATKCSASSDPDQLKNAREDIKELLNTKFCHPILVRLGWHDAGTYNKNIKEWPQRGGANGSLRFDIELKHAANAGLVNALNLIKDIKEKYSGITYADLFQLASATAIEEAGGPKIPMKYGRVDASGPEDCPEEGRLPDAGPPSPANHLREVFYRMGLDDKDIVALSGAHTLGRSRPERSGWGKPETKYTKEGPGAPGGQSWTPEWLKFDNSYFKEIKEKRDEDLLVLPTDAAIFEDSSFKVYAEKYAADQDAFFKDYAVAHAKLSNLGAQFNPPEGIVI